Part of the Candidatus Auribacterota bacterium genome, GATGAACCACCGCCCGTATTTGTCCTTCTCGCGCTGCGACGTGATGAAGGAGGACGAGTGGATATTGAAGCCGTACGCCCGCGCGAGCGCGCGCCGCATGCCGAAGTTGAGGCTGCCCCGGAGGAAGTGGACGACCCCGATTGAGCGAGGATCAAGCCTGCGTATCGCTGAGGCCGGCGGGAAATTGACGAGGATCGAGGCGATCGCGGACTCGAGAAGGTCGGTATACCTGACACCCATGATCTCCGGCCGGTTGCAGACCTCCCGGCTCTCGGGGGTTGAGGCAATGTAGCGCACCAGGCTGTCGCCGTACTCACCCTTGAGCTCGTAGATGACTGCTCGCTTGTTCTTCTTGAGGAGCTTGAGGTATTCCACGCACTGTCCCCCGGCTTACGCCAGCGTCTCTATCTCTCGCGGCAGCGTCACGAGGAGGGCGTCCCGCTCATCGCGGGCCCTGGTAATCCTCACCAGGCGGCTCCTGACCCGCAGTCGGTAGCCACCGAAATACTCCCCGCGCTGCGACCCGTCATAGATGACCACATCGATCGGCTCGCGACGCTGCCGGCCATCCAGGGTGACGTGGTCGAGCGTGAGGATGGCGGGGAGGTAGCCGGTGTGGCGGTCATTGACGACCACTCCGCTCGCTGAAACCGATTCCTTGATGACCTCCATGCGAAAATCTTTGAGGGGTATCTCATCGCGGCGCGCGTACTTGAAAAATGGACAGATGACCGTGCCGAGGTGCTTGAATCGAAGGGGCCAGGTTTTGCCGAGCTCGACACACTCTCGATCCGGGCTTTCCCTCTTGAGCTGCCTGATGCGCTTGATGATCTCGAAGTTCTCCTGTACGCTCCCGAAGAAGATGACGTCCACATCCTCCTCGGGCTCTTTATAGTAACCGTACGAGAGCGATCCGTTGCACCCCACCCGTTCCCTCGGCACGCACAGGAGCTCCTCGAGAGAGCTGACGACCTCCGCGATCCGTGGCGTGGATTCCATGAGGAGACGGAGGGATCTTTTGCCGTCAAAGTAACCCCTCATCTCGCTGAGGAGGAAATGACTGAAGTGGTCCGCATAGGGGGGGCGTGGCGGTCGCGTGGCGAGCTCGGGGAGCAGCTCGACCTGGCGGCGCACCTGCTCCTTGTAGGAAACAATCACCAGTTTCCCGCCTTCATAGCGCCGGTGGGTCCAGTTAAAATTTTTTCCGTAAATGATTATATGACCATCGGGATCGGGATATTTGATCAGGCAACCGAAGAGCCCCCCCGGAGGGTGGGCATATCCCTCGCTGTACACAAGGCCGCCCTTCCTGTGCAGGAAATACATGGCGTCCGAAGGCCCGTCGGCGAGCTTCTCCACAGGGAGAAGGTACTTCTGTACTGTTTTTTCAAAAAGATCATTCATCGCGCGTTCTTTCGTTTCTCCGCCGGCGACTCGCGTGCGCACTATGCCTGCAAAGGATAGCACAGATTGCCCTCGTCCGGCAACATTCGAATGAGGAAGGGCTTTTCCAAACAGGAACACAAGATGAGCTGTAACATCCTGGAATGCACGATGTAATAACGCTGCCGCCGCGGAGATCACTCCTCCTGCGCCGGCGGAGGGGTATGGGTCATCTGGGCGATGTTCATGCCGACGAGCCTCGCGATGAGGATCGCGACGAAGAGTTGCCCGGAAATTGCTTCCATATACGAGAGCGTCTGGGAAAGCGCGGTCTGCGGGCCGATATCGCCATAGCCCAATGTCGTCAGCGTGGTGAAGCTGAAATAAAGGAGCTCGGAAAAAGAGCCTCCCCATTGCGGCATGACCCTCCCGAAGGAAGTGGGGTCAAGGTCTTCCGCAATCGCGTAGATGAGCGCCCAGAAAATGCCAAGGAGGAGATAACCGCTTATCGCTGCGTATATCTTGTCGCCGGTGACCCTGCAGCCGGTGAAGATGCTCTTCAAGAGCACATAAATTACCAATGTGAAAAATGCGACATAGGCACCCATGAGCGAATACTTGACCGCGCTCCATGCTGCGGGTGACAGGTTTGTCATCAACGGCAAGAGCGGTCCGCATAATCCTGCGCCCAGCCCGAGGATGACGCCTACCCAGAAAATGCGGCGCGATGAGGCGAGGATCTTGAGTGCCCCAAGGATGACGAGGAGTAAGAGCAGCGAGAGAAAGAAGCGGCCCCGCTCATCATTTCTGAGGAAAGGGACCATGATGAGGATCATGATAATGGCGAGCATGAGCGTCACGTAGAGGTGCCGGTGATATTTCAGGGTCATTGATGAGTGATCCTCCAGGCGAGTGCTACTCTTTCCGGATGCGGAAATCCGTATGGGCGATCCTCCCGCCATTCATAAAATAGGTGGCCCGATAACTCCCAGGGCCACCCTTCGCAACGAGCGCGGCGATATTCTCCTTGAACGCGTGAATGTCGCTCGCCTCTTCCCACGTGTAGCGCTCTTCGGAGATGGTCGCGCCCGTGTCCACCTTGTCTATCTTCACGAGGATCTCTTTCCCCGCAAATTCTCTGTCGAGCTCGATGACGACGTAGAGCGCATCATCCCGGGGGGTGAACGCGGAGCGAATATCCACGGCGTGATCGATGAACGCGCCGCAGACAACGAGACTGCCCCGCGGCACCCTGGCCCGCTGCTGGTGCGGGATGAGGCCGAGCAGAAGTTTCCTTGCGGCGCTATCCGCGGCCTGGTCCAGGACCTCCGCCTCGCCCCGGGCAGGGGGAGCGCCATAGGAAGAGGAGGTGCCGACCCTCGAGTCGGACCAGATGACCCTCCCCGTGGAAGCGTCGATAAGCCTGATGCTCGCCTCGACCACGGCATCTATTTTATACCAGTCAACGGGCATCTGGTCATAATAGGCTGGGTGTGGAGATTCACCATAATCGAATGGCTCCCCGTAGAAACGCACCTCATGAAAGCGGTCGCTCTTGTAGTTCAGAACAGTGCCGATGAGGAGCGCGTCAGCCCCTGTTGACCGGCCGAGCTCCATTGCGACGGCAGGATTCATATCGCCCGCGGGGGGTGAATAGTTCTTTGGGGTATCGGCCTTGAGCGTGCCCCCCGGGGCTATCTTATAGGGGCCCCTCTGGAGGAGCAGGGCGGTGAGCTTCTCCGACACGACCTGCCCTGCGCCAGGGCATCCTGATCGATTCTCAAACGGTAATACGGCGATGGTGTGAACTTTCTGAGAATCGAACCGCGGCCTGATGGTAACCCAGACATTGGGCCCGGCACAGCCGACGAGCAACGCCGCAACCGCAGCGCTCATGGAGACGCGCACGCTCAACATGTTCCCCGCTCCATTCCACTCCATGCTCTGGATTATACACCGGGGGTGCAGTTTTTCAAACATTTTCTCAGGAGAGCGGGGCCCGGAAAAGGTTGCGGGCGCCTGCACACTATGGTAGAGTACCGAGGACGTCGCGAGAAAAGGGTTGTCGGCAGCAGATCGGCAAATCTGAAACACGGGTGCCATGGGCTACTCACCGCACATACCCGAGCACGGCAGCGGGGACATTGATACCGTCAACTCCCAGGGCCAGGCGGTCCCGTCACCGGATGCTGAGATGCAGCTCGTTCCCACCCCTGAGAGGAAGAGCGGCTGCGTCATCTACATTAACAGCGGCGCAATCGGGGGCGGCGATCATCCCCACGCCCGCAGTCTCATGCACGGCTTCCTCTACACCCTCACCGAGATCGCCCCGCAGCCGAAGGCAATCATCCTTGTCGGTTCGGCGGTGAGGCTGGCGCAACCGGGCTCCGCCGCCATGGAGAGTCTGTCGATCATGCAGGAGCAGGGCGTCCAGATTCTTGTCGCTGAGAAATCCCTCAGGGAGATCGAAGGCGAGGCCGGCATTACAGTGGGGAAACCGGTGACGATGCACGCGATCCTCAACGCGCTCCTCCAGGCTGAGAAGGTAATAAGCCTCTGAGCGGCCACTACATGGAGAGCCAGTCGAACCAGCCGAGGTCAAAAAGCTCGCTGTAGGTCGCCAGGCCGAGGAGCGCCACGTAGATGAGGATACCGGCGAGGGAGAGCGGCGCACTGTGCTTCCGGCAAAATGCGAGAATCGATTTCTCTTTGAGGAAGCAAACTGCTATGAGCGCGAAACCGACGGCGGCGCCGAGTGGCACACGTCCCCTCATAGAGGGAATGACAGTCGCCGCCCAGGCACCGGCCAGAGTGAACACCATGACCAAGAGGAGGCGCAGGGCCACGCTCAGGATTGTATCGATACGGCCGCGAGGCCACGGTGTGGTATTCATTCAGTTCACGCCTGAGCGGGTGCGGCGGCTTCTGCCTTTTTCTTTTCCCCTTCCTGCTTTATCCCGAACTCCTTCCAGCACCTCTTCGTGCAGTAATATCCGCCGTTCCGATAGTACCATTTGACGCGGCTCAGCGCTTTGCCGCACTGCTCGCACTTGTCGGGTTTCTCCTTCTTCGGAGCAGGCGCGTTTTTCTGTGCGCCCTCTTTCTTCGACGCCTCGCCCCCCGCGGCCTCCGGGGGCTTCACCTCCCCCGCTGTGCCTTTTCCCCTCTCCGCTCCCGCCTCCTTCTTTATTTCATCTGTCATAAGCTCGCCGTTCCTCCATCCTGGACAATCTTATACACCTTGTCGTGAGGCCGCACCATCTCTGCAACCCTGATACCAATGGAATCGCCTGCCTTGGCCTCGGTGATGCCCTGGTGCTCAACCTGCATTGATTCAATATTCTCCTGGCAGTCCGTGGTGTGGCCGACAATCCGGATGCGATCACCGACGCTGAGCGGGCCGCTCAGCTCAATGGCCGCAACCTGGATATGACCGAAATAGTGCGTGACCCTTCCAATCTCGATCTCTGGCATTGTTCTCACCTCCTCGAAGTTACTAACCCGCTGCCAAGAACACTTCAGAAACCATTCCCCGTACCGGCATGGTTCAACTCAATTCCAGCGATGCCTTCATTGTACGGCAGGGGCCGGTTCCGCGCAATAGGGAACTTCGCCATTTCGAGTGGCGACTTGGATTCCTCTATCCCGGAGCGCTTCCCTCATATAGAATATAGGCGGCGCCGCGCTCGATGGGCAGCGATCCCCCTTTTGAGCGTGTGAGCACTGAGCGCGGCACGTTCTATACCATACACATGAAACAACCCACGCATCACGAGGAGCTTCCCGCCTCCTACCATCGCCTGCATGAGAACGGCGAGCTTGCACGACGCGCCGCTTCGGCGCTCCGAATTCTCTCCCGCTGCGCGCTCTGCCCCCGGGGATGCGGCGTGAACCGCTTGAAGAACGAGACAGGGGAGTGCCGCATCGGCCTCCGTGCCGTGGTCTCCAGCGTTGGCCCTCACTTCGGCGAGGAGCCGCCGCTCGTCGGTATGCACGGCTCCGGCACCATTTTCTTTTCGGGCTGCAACCTTCACTGCGTCTTCTGCCAGAACTTCGAGATCAGCCAGTCAGCGCTCGGCGAAACAGTGAGTCCGGAGCGCCTCGCCTCGCTCATGCTCGCCATGCAAAACTACGGCTGCCACAACCTCAACCTTGTCTCTCCCACCCACGTCGCCGCGCAGATCCTGGAAGCCCTTATGCTCGCCGTTGAGGGCGGGCTGCGGCTACCCATCGTCTATAACTCAGGCGGCTATGATTCTCCAGAAATTCTGAAGCTCCTCGACGGCGTGGTGGATATCTATATGCCGGACGCGAAATATGGGAGCGATGCTGAGGGGGAAACATACTCGCACGCATCCGGGTACTGGGACTGGAATCGCACCGCCCTCAGGGAAATGCACCGACAGGTAGGTGTGCTTGAAATTGATCGGCGCGGAATCGCCCGACGTGGCCTGCTCATCAGACACCTGGTGCTGCCAAACAACCTCGCCCGCTCCGAGAATATGCTCCGCTTCATCGCCGAGGAGCTGTCGCCCGATTCTTACGTGAACATCATGGACCAGTACCGCCCCTGCCACCGCGCAGACTCATTCTCCGAGCTGGGGCGCGTGGTCAGGCCCGATGAGTTCGCGCGCGTGCTCGCCCATGCCCGCTCGCTTGGCCTGCACCGGGGATTTTAATTCTCTCGCCGATCTCACGCCCGCAAAAAATTTCTCCATCTCCGCGAGCGCTCCCCGCGCGTCGAGGCTGCAGATGGAGGCGGGGGGGAGCGATTCCAGGAAGAGTTTTCCATACCTCCTGGTGTGGACACGGGAGTCGAGGATGAGCACCGCGCCGACATCCTCCCGGTGCCGTATCAGTCTTCCAAAGCCCTGCCTGAACTTGATCACCGCCTGAGGGACGCTGTACTCCAGGAACGGATCCCCCCCCGCGAGCTCGATCGCCTCCATGCGGGCCTGCTGGATGGGCTCGTCCGGAACGCGGAACGGCAGGCGCGTGAGGATCACGCACTGCAGCGCCTCTCCCCTCACGTCAACGCCCTCCCAGAAGCTGTCCGTGCCGAAAAGGACGGATCCCTCCTCCCTCCGGAAGCGGTTGAGCAGCGCAGTGCGATTTTCGCTCCCCTGCTTGAGCACCGTGAGCCCCTCCTCCTCGAGCTGGTGCTCCAGCCTGGCGTGCAGCCTTTCGAGAAGCCTGTAGGAGGTGAAAAGCACGAGCGCGTTCCCGCGGCTGATCGCCACCGCCTGCCTTACCACCTCCGCCAGCATATCCTCATAGCCCTCGCTCCCCGGTTCTGCGATCCCCCGTGGCGAGGCCACGAATGCCTGCGTCCTGTAGTTGAACGGGGATGGGAGGATGCAGCAGTCTATCTTCCCCCTCTCCGCTTCCTTGAGCCCCACACGGGAACGAAAATAGTCGAACGTGCCTCCAACGGTGAGTGTCGCTGAGGTCATGATCACCGTGCCGAAACGCTCGTAAATAGCCTCGCGCATCCCCTGCGAGACATCCAGGGGAGCGGCGCAGAAGCTCAGGCGCTCCCACGTGCCCCTCCCCTTGAGCTCCAGCCAGCGGCAGACGCCGTCGCCCCCCTCCATGAAAAAAGTGAGGCACTCAAGGTGCTGCGTGAGGCGCTGCCGCATCGCGCCTATTTCCACCAGGGCTGACTCGATCATTTTCTTCCGGTGATCCGTGAGCGTGCCGAGCAGTTTGATGAGCTCCCCGAGTTTCCCCGAGAACGATCCGATGGCACCCAGCAGTTCCTTGAGGACGGGGCAGAGCGCCCCCTGCCAGAAGGGCGATGCGGCGACATCCGGCGTAATCCTGAGGCTGTGGGCATTTTCTCCTTCCTCCTCGCCGCACACCTTTTTTAATTCGGGAGTGATCCGTTCCATGGCCGCAGCGATCTTTTTCTCCACGGTGAACCGCTCGGGGGCTATGGTCTCGGTGATCAACTCGAGCGCGTCTGATATCCGTTCCTGGTCCTCATCGTGGATCTTCGTCCTCAGCTTCGCGCAGAGGAATGGGAGCAGCCCCCTGGCGGTCTCCCTCGTGCTCTGGAGGCGGCGCAGTACCCTGAGCAGGCCGTACTTTGAAATCTGGAACCCGAGGTACTCCGTGGCGACATCCTCGATGTGCTGGGCCTCGTCGATGATAATCCTCTGGAACCTGGGGAGCACCGCAGGCCGATCGTAGCTCTCCGTGCGGCTGCGCACCGCAAGGTCTGCCATGAGCAGGTGGTGGTTCACCACGAGGACGTGGGCGCTTGAGGACTCCCTCCTGGCCCTGTAGAAAAAGCATTTCGCGTAATAGGGGCAGTGCAGGCGCGTGCACTGATCCGCCTCGGCGCAGACACG contains:
- a CDS encoding radical SAM protein; translated protein: MGSDPPFERVSTERGTFYTIHMKQPTHHEELPASYHRLHENGELARRAASALRILSRCALCPRGCGVNRLKNETGECRIGLRAVVSSVGPHFGEEPPLVGMHGSGTIFFSGCNLHCVFCQNFEISQSALGETVSPERLASLMLAMQNYGCHNLNLVSPTHVAAQILEALMLAVEGGLRLPIVYNSGGYDSPEILKLLDGVVDIYMPDAKYGSDAEGETYSHASGYWDWNRTALREMHRQVGVLEIDRRGIARRGLLIRHLVLPNNLARSENMLRFIAEELSPDSYVNIMDQYRPCHRADSFSELGRVVRPDEFARVLAHARSLGLHRGF
- a CDS encoding DEAD/DEAH box helicase family protein, which translates into the protein MKKPIELAEYITHSATGEMRSSIQAADGNEVFFLGKTDDKLIVKSVSVLARGDEESVPAITRSVSLGDVVIHNHPDGVIYPSKADLAVASELGNLGAGFYIVDNAVERIYPVVQPSQKEKLAPLDLERLASYIRPGGPVSKALNDYEYREEQQTMMASVTRAFNEDRLALIEAGTGTGKSLAYLVPAISWSVLNGERVVISTNTINLQEQLIGRDLPLLQRLKGLHCKAVLVKGRSNYLCLRKLAAAREEGRLLVELDGQEEIGEIIHWSEKTKDGSLSDLSFIPRRENWERVCAEADQCTRLHCPYYAKCFFYRARRESSSAHVLVVNHHLLMADLAVRSRTESYDRPAVLPRFQRIIIDEAQHIEDVATEYLGFQISKYGLLRVLRRLQSTRETARGLLPFLCAKLRTKIHDEDQERISDALELITETIAPERFTVEKKIAAAMERITPELKKVCGEEEGENAHSLRITPDVAASPFWQGALCPVLKELLGAIGSFSGKLGELIKLLGTLTDHRKKMIESALVEIGAMRQRLTQHLECLTFFMEGGDGVCRWLELKGRGTWERLSFCAAPLDVSQGMREAIYERFGTVIMTSATLTVGGTFDYFRSRVGLKEAERGKIDCCILPSPFNYRTQAFVASPRGIAEPGSEGYEDMLAEVVRQAVAISRGNALVLFTSYRLLERLHARLEHQLEEEGLTVLKQGSENRTALLNRFRREEGSVLFGTDSFWEGVDVRGEALQCVILTRLPFRVPDEPIQQARMEAIELAGGDPFLEYSVPQAVIKFRQGFGRLIRHREDVGAVLILDSRVHTRRYGKLFLESLPPASICSLDARGALAEMEKFFAGVRSARELKSPVQAKRAGMGEHARELIGPDHAPQLGE
- a CDS encoding translation elongation factor-like protein, coding for MPEIEIGRVTHYFGHIQVAAIELSGPLSVGDRIRIVGHTTDCQENIESMQVEHQGITEAKAGDSIGIRVAEMVRPHDKVYKIVQDGGTASL
- the lptE gene encoding LPS assembly lipoprotein LptE, whose product is MAPVFQICRSAADNPFLATSSVLYHSVQAPATFSGPRSPEKMFEKLHPRCIIQSMEWNGAGNMLSVRVSMSAAVAALLVGCAGPNVWVTIRPRFDSQKVHTIAVLPFENRSGCPGAGQVVSEKLTALLLQRGPYKIAPGGTLKADTPKNYSPPAGDMNPAVAMELGRSTGADALLIGTVLNYKSDRFHEVRFYGEPFDYGESPHPAYYDQMPVDWYKIDAVVEASIRLIDASTGRVIWSDSRVGTSSSYGAPPARGEAEVLDQAADSAARKLLLGLIPHQQRARVPRGSLVVCGAFIDHAVDIRSAFTPRDDALYVVIELDREFAGKEILVKIDKVDTGATISEERYTWEEASDIHAFKENIAALVAKGGPGSYRATYFMNGGRIAHTDFRIRKE
- a CDS encoding potassium channel family protein — protein: MTLKYHRHLYVTLMLAIIMILIMVPFLRNDERGRFFLSLLLLLVILGALKILASSRRIFWVGVILGLGAGLCGPLLPLMTNLSPAAWSAVKYSLMGAYVAFFTLVIYVLLKSIFTGCRVTGDKIYAAISGYLLLGIFWALIYAIAEDLDPTSFGRVMPQWGGSFSELLYFSFTTLTTLGYGDIGPQTALSQTLSYMEAISGQLFVAILIARLVGMNIAQMTHTPPPAQEE